A genomic stretch from Lathyrus oleraceus cultivar Zhongwan6 chromosome 2, CAAS_Psat_ZW6_1.0, whole genome shotgun sequence includes:
- the LOC127117708 gene encoding uncharacterized protein LOC127117708, translating to MASSSSKLPWLITTTFLVFLTCLQPWTVKSPFHPRDLLPLMPKQISWPILNSLHSAVDLLPVFVGAVSSPVNTPDWKGACFYENQAWIEFHNKTGSQFGGGTVHLKVSNPHSWTCLDIYIFATPYRVTWDYYFLAREHTLEIKEWDGRAEYEYVKNHGLSIFLLKAGMLGTLQALWEVFPLFTNTGWGENSNLGFLEKHMGATFETRPQPWVTNISAADIHSGDFLAVSKIRGRWGAFETLEKWVSGAYAGHTAVCLRDSDGKLWVGESGHENEKGEDIIAMIPWDEWWDFELNKDDSNPHIALLPLHPDIRARFNETAAWEYALSMDGKPYGYHNMIFSWIDTLTANYPPPLDANVVACVMTIWSQLKPEYAGNMWNEALNKRLGTKGLDLSEVLVEVERRGSSFDELLTIPEQDDWTYSDGKSTSCVAFILAMYKEAGLFDPIASSIQVTEFTIKDAYILNFFENNSSRLPTWCNDGDTVKLPYCQIKGKYRMELPGYNTMQPYPHMNERCSSLPTKYSRAENC from the exons ATGGCTTCTTCTTCTTCGAAGCTACCATGGTTAATCACCACCACGTTCCTCGTGTTCCTCACGTGCCTTCAACCTTGGACTGTGAAATCCCCATTTCACCCTCGCGACTTGCTTCCTCTGATGCCCAAACAAATTTCGTGGCCGATTCTTAATTCTCTTCATAGCGCTGTTGATCTTCTTCCGGTCTTCGTTGGTGCTGTTTCCTCTCCGGTTAATACTCCTGACTGGAAAGGTGCTTGCTTTTATGAGAATCAGGCTTGGATTGAGTTTCATAATAAAACTGGTTCCCAATTTGGTGGTGGAACCGTTCACTTAAAG GTTAGCAATCCTCATAGTTGGACATGTTTAGATATTTACATCTTTGCAACCCCATATCGTGTGACATGGGATTATTATTTTCTGGCCCGGGAGCATACACTTGAAATCAAGGAGTGGGATGGGAGAGCCGAGTACGAGTAC GTAAAAAATCACGGCTTATCAATTTTCCTCTTGAAAGCTGGAATGTTGGGGACCCTTCAAGCACTTTGGGAGGTTTTCCCTTTATTTACAAATACTGGATGGGGTGAGAACTCAAATCTCGGGTTTCTGGAGAAACATATGGGAGCCACTTTTGAAACACGCCCTCAGCCTTGGGTTACGAATATCAGCGCTGCTGACATTCACTCTGGGGATTTCCTTGCTGTTTCAAAAATTCGAGGTCGCTGGGGTGCTTTTGAGACTCTAGAGAAATGGGTTAGTGGCGCTTATGCTGGTCACACTGCTGTTTGCTTAAGAGATTCAGATGGAAAGCTTTGGGTTGGAGAGTCAGGACATGAAAATGAAAAG GGAGAAGATATAATTGCTATGATACCATGGGATGAGTGGTGGGACTTTGAACTGAATAAAGATGATTCTAATCCCCATATTGCTCTTCTTCCTTTACACCCTGACATTCGTGCGAGGTTTAATGAGACTGCAGCGTGGGAGTATGCTTTGAGTATGGACGGAAAACCTTATGGTTACCATAACATGATTTTCAGTTGGATAGATACTTTAACTGCGAACTATCCTCCTCCCTTGGATGCTAATGTG GTTGCTTGTGTTATGACAATTTGGAGTCAACTTAAACCTGAATATGCTGGAAATATGTGGAATGAAGCCTTGAACAAACGACTTGGAACTAAA GGGCTCGACCTTTCAGAAGTATTAGTAGAAGTTGAAAGGCGTGGATCATCTTTTGATGAACTGCTGACGATTCCAGAACAGGATGACTGGACCTACAGTGATGGAAAGTCAACTTCTTGTGTTGCTTTTATACTTGCAATGTACAAGGAGGCAGGACTGTTTGATCCAATTGCTAGTTCTATCCAAGTGACAGAGTTTACT ATAAAAGATGCTTACATTCTCAATTTTTTCGAGAACAATTCTAGCCGGTTGCCAACATGGTGCAACGATGGGGACACCGTGAAGCTTCCGTATTGTCAGATCAAAGGCAAGTATCGGATGGAGTTACCTGGATACAATACCATGCAACCTTATCCTCACATGAATGAAAGGTGTTCATCTCTTCCCACAAAGTATTCCAGAGCCGAGAATTGCTAG